Below is a genomic region from Gillisia sp. Hel_I_86.
GGTGGGCTTATTTTATTATTCGTTGAAAACCCTTATAAAACAGAAAAAAATAAATACCATCAAAACAGACTTTATTAACAACATCACCCATGAACTCAAAACACCCTTGGCCACTTTGGGAATTGCGACCAAAGGATTGAAGGTCAAAGAAATTCAGAATGATCCCAAAGCAATTACCCATTCCCTAGCAATTATCGATCGGCAGAACGACCGCATCCAAAAACTGATCGACCAGGTCATGAGCAACAGCCTCCATGCTGAAAGTATCCCGTTGCAACGCACACAGGTCTTGGCACGTCCTTATTTGGAAGAAGTACTGGAAGATTTTAAAATGGGCTTACAGCATCGTAAGCTCACTTTAAAAACCGATTTTTTTCAAAAGGAAGTCCTGCTGCGATTGGACAAATTTTATTTTACCACCGCTTTGTTCAATTTGCTGGACAATGCTATAAAATACAGTGAAGAACCTATCGAAATCATGGTTAAGACAACCGTTGATAAAAACCAGTTTACAATTGCCATTCAAGACCAAGGAATAGGGATTTCAAAAATGGCACAAAAACACCTGTTCGATAAATTTTACCGCGTTCCACAAGGCGACGTTTACGTACAGAAAGGACTTGGCTTAGGTTTGTATTACACGCAACAAATTGTAAAAGCTCATCACGGGGAGATTTCAGTAGAAAGTGAACCGGGAAAAGGCAGTGCTTTTTTAATAAAAATCCCGTTGGACAGATGAAAAAGACACCTATTTTATTGGCAGAAGACGATGTGGATTTTGGAAGTATCCTCAAGCAATATTTGGAAGCACACCATTATAAAGTCACTTGGGCAAAAAATGGAAAAGAAGCATTGGAAATTTTTAAACAATCCCAAAAGAACCCTTTCGCCATGGGTGTATTGGACGTGATGATGCCACAACTAGATGGTTTCCAGTTGGCTGAAAAAATAATTGATATCGCTCCCGAAATGCCTTTTATATTCTTAACGGCCAGAAAGCTAAAGGAAGACAAAATAAAAGGGCTCAAACTGGGAGCTGATGATTATATCATCAAACCTTTTGATGCTGATATTTTGGTTTTGCGGCTGAACAATATCCTGCGGCGCACGCAAAACAGGGCACGCATAAAAAAACCTTCCAAAATCCAAATGGCCAGTTACAGCTTGGACACAAAAAATTACTGCTTGTTGCGTAATGGTAAGCTTCAAAAGATCACCGAAAAAGAAGCTGAATTGCTCCGTTATTTGTTCCATCATAAAAATCAGCTTTTAAAACGCGAGCAGATTTTGAATGCAATCTGGGAAAACGATGACTTTTTTTCTGGACGGAGTATGGATGTGTTCATCAGTCGTATCCGAAAACATTTAAAAGCAGACCCCAGCATTTGTATTGAAAGTACCCGGGGGATTGGACTCACCTTGCACATTGATGAAGAAAAGAAAAATAATTAACTAATAAATTTAATCCACTTAAATATTGAATCTTATGAAAGCAATTTTTTTAACTAGTTTATTGATGAGCCTGGGTACTTTAAGTTTTGCTCAACAAACTCCCAAGACTCCTACTTCTTCAACGACGGTAAGTACCTCTTCGAGCACCAGTAGTAATTACATTCGATCGGTTTCGAATAGCGATACAGATGAAGATGGAAACCTGTCAATTGCGATAAGTGAATCGGACAACTCCTATAAATTAAGTGCAAAATTTTCCTCGAAGAACGACAAGGCACTAAAAGATCTTTTGCTGAATGAGTTTGGAAAAGAAAATTTGGAAAAAGATGGTGATAAATGGGAATGGAAGTTGTCGAGCGCAGAAGATGATGTTTACAGCATCAAATTTTCTTCCGGAAAACTAAAAATGGAATTGGATAAAGAAGAGGCCGCAAATACGCTGATTGAAAAATTTGTACGTACCGGCAAAGAAATCAATCAATTGCTTTCTGGCGAAGAAGACCAAAAAGCGGAAGCCCTAAAACGCAGGGCGCAACACCTGCAAAGGGAAGCTCAACGAATGCAGCACGAGGCGGAACGCTTGGGTAAAAGCTCAAACAAGGAAGAGGTTAGCGCCCTAAAAATGAAGGCTGAAAGATTGCAGCAAAAAGTTGATAGTTTACAGAAGGAATTAAGGAAAATTAAGAAGAAAC
It encodes:
- a CDS encoding sensor histidine kinase yields the protein MKTKFFWLITVSIVVFIALSSIQGYLIYNTYTLKRNAFIEQTRDRISKIDYNQELDSILDSWGEELKNQIADYKNGRITKKELLYRIKLKADTLNDQYYPIYKSELQNRKLGYAVNYKKNIKSIVIFGKENDTIFPLKQAGTFRIFGADFPNDKANSVSVSRTFSQYEFINQTAEEIITQQYNLEIKAQDLMQIIDEKSIVFKQMTGLLVGSTIIFLAMVGLFYYSLKTLIKQKKINTIKTDFINNITHELKTPLATLGIATKGLKVKEIQNDPKAITHSLAIIDRQNDRIQKLIDQVMSNSLHAESIPLQRTQVLARPYLEEVLEDFKMGLQHRKLTLKTDFFQKEVLLRLDKFYFTTALFNLLDNAIKYSEEPIEIMVKTTVDKNQFTIAIQDQGIGISKMAQKHLFDKFYRVPQGDVYVQKGLGLGLYYTQQIVKAHHGEISVESEPGKGSAFLIKIPLDR
- a CDS encoding response regulator transcription factor, whose protein sequence is MKKTPILLAEDDVDFGSILKQYLEAHHYKVTWAKNGKEALEIFKQSQKNPFAMGVLDVMMPQLDGFQLAEKIIDIAPEMPFIFLTARKLKEDKIKGLKLGADDYIIKPFDADILVLRLNNILRRTQNRARIKKPSKIQMASYSLDTKNYCLLRNGKLQKITEKEAELLRYLFHHKNQLLKREQILNAIWENDDFFSGRSMDVFISRIRKHLKADPSICIESTRGIGLTLHIDEEKKNN